In the genome of Myxococcus stipitatus, one region contains:
- a CDS encoding OmpH family outer membrane protein, which yields MSLRTTVAALAAVLSLALPVASSAAEMKVAYVDLQRVLLEVDDGKAAKTRLQKWLEDKQKEIDKEQSALRAEKEALDKQASAMAADVRGQKEAELQRKVMTLAQKWEKSRAEAANKERQEMEPIINKIDQVVASIAQRDDLGLVLEKRDSGIVFAKAQYDISNEVIRAYNSSKKTAAKDAPTK from the coding sequence ATGTCGCTTCGCACCACTGTCGCGGCCCTGGCCGCCGTCCTGTCGCTTGCCCTGCCGGTGGCCTCTTCGGCCGCGGAGATGAAGGTTGCCTACGTGGACCTTCAGCGGGTCCTTCTCGAGGTGGATGACGGCAAGGCCGCCAAGACCCGCCTCCAGAAGTGGCTGGAGGACAAGCAGAAGGAGATCGACAAGGAGCAGTCCGCCCTCCGCGCCGAGAAGGAGGCGCTGGACAAGCAGGCGAGCGCCATGGCCGCCGACGTGCGGGGCCAGAAGGAGGCGGAGCTGCAGCGCAAGGTGATGACGCTCGCCCAGAAGTGGGAGAAGAGCCGCGCCGAGGCCGCCAACAAGGAGCGCCAGGAGATGGAGCCCATCATCAACAAGATCGACCAGGTGGTGGCCTCCATCGCGCAGCGTGACGACCTGGGCCTCGTGCTGGAGAAGCGCGACTCGGGCATCGTCTTCGCGAAGGCCCAGTACGACATCTCCAACGAGGTCATCCGGGCGTACAACAGCTCCAAGAAGACGGCGGCGAAGGACGCCCCGACGAAGTAG
- the lpxA gene encoding acyl-ACP--UDP-N-acetylglucosamine O-acyltransferase codes for MAQVHPTAVVHPDARLHESVQVGPYSVIGPQVTIGEGSRVGPHVVIEGRTTIGARNRIFQFASIGADPQDLKYAGEDTELTLGDDNQVREFVTLHKGTVGGGGATRIGNGTLLMANSHVAHDCIVGNGCRIGNGSALAGHVEMEDHVIISGLAAVHQFTRLGRFSFISGGAMVTMDIPPYATAQGDRAELVGLNTVGLERGGYSKEQIERVKEAHRILFRSKLGLQEALARLRAELSGHPEVDHLVSFIAQSKRGLTR; via the coding sequence ATGGCTCAGGTTCATCCCACCGCGGTGGTTCATCCCGATGCGCGTCTACACGAGTCGGTCCAGGTCGGACCGTACTCGGTGATTGGGCCGCAGGTGACGATTGGCGAGGGCTCCCGCGTGGGGCCTCACGTCGTCATCGAGGGCCGCACGACGATTGGTGCGCGCAACCGCATCTTCCAGTTCGCCTCCATCGGGGCGGACCCGCAGGACTTGAAGTATGCGGGGGAAGACACCGAGCTCACGCTGGGTGACGACAACCAGGTGCGCGAGTTCGTCACGCTGCACAAGGGCACGGTCGGTGGGGGCGGTGCCACGCGCATCGGCAACGGCACCCTCTTGATGGCCAACAGCCACGTGGCCCACGACTGCATCGTGGGGAACGGCTGCCGCATCGGCAACGGGTCCGCGCTGGCCGGCCACGTGGAGATGGAAGACCACGTCATCATCAGCGGCCTGGCGGCGGTGCATCAGTTCACCCGCCTGGGCCGCTTCTCCTTCATCTCCGGCGGCGCCATGGTGACCATGGACATTCCGCCGTACGCGACGGCGCAGGGTGACCGCGCGGAGCTGGTGGGGCTCAACACCGTGGGCCTGGAGCGCGGCGGCTACTCCAAGGAGCAGATCGAGCGCGTGAAGGAGGCCCACCGCATCCTGTTCCGCTCCAAGCTGGGGCTGCAGGAGGCGCTGGCGCGGCTTCGCGCGGAGCTGTCGGGGCACCCCGAGGTCGACCACCTCGTGAGCTTCATCGCGCAGAGCAAGCGCGGCCTGACGCGCTAG
- the fabZ gene encoding 3-hydroxyacyl-ACP dehydratase FabZ, translating to MDIREIQNLLPHRYPFLLIDRVVEIVPGQKITAFKNVTINEPFFNGHFPGHPVMPGVLILEALAQASAILAYKSENMDPSQKVTYLMGVDGARFRKPVVPGDRVQLLIEVLRHKGAVWKTKGTATVDGVKVAEGEFLATVVDKDAGAEEGAAS from the coding sequence ATGGACATCCGAGAAATCCAGAACTTGCTGCCGCACCGGTACCCGTTCCTCCTCATCGACCGGGTGGTGGAGATTGTTCCGGGCCAGAAGATCACGGCCTTCAAGAACGTCACCATCAACGAGCCCTTCTTCAACGGCCACTTCCCGGGGCACCCGGTGATGCCGGGCGTGCTCATCCTGGAGGCGCTGGCCCAGGCGTCCGCGATTCTTGCGTACAAGAGCGAGAACATGGACCCGTCCCAGAAGGTGACCTACCTGATGGGCGTGGATGGCGCGCGCTTCCGCAAGCCGGTGGTGCCGGGAGACCGGGTGCAGCTCCTCATCGAGGTGCTGCGCCACAAGGGCGCGGTCTGGAAGACGAAGGGCACGGCGACCGTGGATGGCGTGAAGGTCGCCGAAGGTGAGTTCCTGGCCACGGTGGTGGACAAGGACGCTGGGGCGGAAGAGGGCGCGGCGTCCTGA
- the lpxD gene encoding UDP-3-O-(3-hydroxymyristoyl)glucosamine N-acyltransferase, with translation MKTSPAPRRLGELAAHVGGELLGDSEQLIHGLNGLEEAGPGDVSFYGNTRYRRQFEATRASAVLVGGDVPPRDGVALVRVANPHLAYAKLLRLFHPNTRPAPGIRPGAWVHPEATVHPEATVMAGATVEAGAKVGARSVLYPGAYLGEHAEVGEDSVLHPNVTVREGCIVGSRCILHSASVVGADGFGFAFNPEGEAGPEHYKIPQVGIVRIEDDVELGACSCIDRATVGETVVGRGTKVDNLVQVAHNVKIGALSLICAQAGVSGSAEIGMGVVLAGQVGVVGHIRVGDMAKVGAQSGVAHDVPDGQVVSGSPAVPHREWLRASAAVNQVADLLKEMRTLRRRVELLEKEKGE, from the coding sequence GTGAAGACCTCTCCCGCCCCTCGTCGGCTCGGGGAGCTCGCCGCCCATGTCGGGGGAGAGCTTCTCGGGGACTCTGAGCAGCTCATCCACGGACTCAACGGGCTTGAAGAAGCGGGCCCGGGAGACGTGTCCTTCTACGGAAACACGCGCTACCGCCGCCAGTTCGAGGCCACCCGTGCCTCGGCTGTCCTCGTCGGCGGAGACGTGCCTCCCCGCGACGGCGTCGCGCTCGTGCGGGTGGCCAATCCGCACCTGGCCTACGCCAAGCTGCTGCGCCTGTTCCATCCCAACACTCGGCCCGCGCCGGGCATCCGCCCTGGAGCGTGGGTCCACCCCGAGGCCACCGTCCATCCGGAAGCCACGGTGATGGCGGGCGCCACCGTCGAGGCCGGCGCGAAGGTGGGGGCTCGCTCGGTGCTGTACCCGGGCGCCTACCTGGGCGAGCACGCCGAGGTGGGCGAGGACAGCGTCCTGCACCCCAACGTGACGGTGCGCGAGGGCTGCATCGTGGGCTCGCGCTGCATCCTCCACTCGGCCTCCGTGGTGGGTGCGGATGGCTTCGGCTTCGCGTTCAACCCCGAGGGCGAAGCGGGCCCGGAGCACTACAAGATTCCCCAGGTGGGCATCGTCCGCATCGAGGACGACGTCGAGCTGGGCGCCTGCTCCTGCATCGACCGCGCGACGGTGGGCGAGACGGTGGTGGGCCGCGGCACCAAGGTCGACAACCTGGTGCAGGTCGCCCACAACGTGAAGATTGGCGCGCTGAGCCTCATCTGCGCCCAGGCCGGTGTGTCCGGCTCGGCGGAGATTGGCATGGGCGTGGTCCTGGCGGGCCAGGTGGGTGTGGTGGGCCACATCCGCGTGGGCGACATGGCGAAGGTGGGCGCGCAGTCCGGCGTGGCCCATGACGTCCCGGATGGCCAGGTGGTGAGTGGCTCTCCCGCCGTTCCCCATCGCGAGTGGCTCCGCGCCAGCGCGGCGGTGAACCAGGTGGCGGACCTGCTCAAGGAAATGCGAACCCTGCGCCGCAGGGTCGAGCTGCTGGAGAAGGAGAAGGGGGAGTGA